From a single Silene latifolia isolate original U9 population chromosome 6, ASM4854445v1, whole genome shotgun sequence genomic region:
- the LOC141587950 gene encoding uncharacterized protein LOC141587950: MGDKIDPPPPPKPQLHPVFTVSNNQNKIRILDGTKVTYASWVRLFTLHAKGYKVLSHIDGTKPPNADAANYDEWCEIDAHVLQWIYGTLSDDLLPRVLVDESTAYEAWKRVENIFLNNKGARLAALEHEFNNLKLANLPSLDAYCQRLRDIAGQMKDVGAAVDDNRLVLQLVSGLPSSYDTVAAYINQTLPNFETARSMLELELHRQSARDEPPEALVASQPQTIDSSNWTEKPKSASTQPRSSSYRGNNYNPQFNNNSNNNRRRDYRGGNNKPRSDYQQAASTPSVAPPAANWPMASPWPYPWTPSPMPGQAYVAETDTPQLTDIDQALQAMNLQPPVDGPWFMDTGASSHLTSDAVRQFTKDNNVSVEFDPFSFSVKDLQNGTTILRSDSTGELYPVSTKSNTFSPTSTSGHGLVTLSTDISKHKRLPFHDSNSVTFAPFDIIHVDLWTSPVLSKSCYKYYLILIDNFTQFVWVYPLTAKSEDEFRALKENHTWDLVPKPSDANIIRCLWLYQHKFNSDGSLQWYKARLVVNGKSQQVGVDCEETFSPVIKPTTIRTVLSLAVSRSWPIHQLDVKNAFLHGDLAETVYMHQQPGFVDKSAPTHVYRLRKSLYGLKQAPRAWFQRFATFVLSQGFWSSVCDSSLFIYHSGSDIAYLLLYVDDIILTASNTTLLHRIIHSLSQEFSMTDLGVLNHFLGITVTRTSKGLFLSQSKYAEDILARASMLSCNPTVTHVDVGSKLSATAGPLISDPSLYRSLAGALKYLTITQPDIAYAVQQSSSLTITAYSDTDWGGCPDSRRSISGCCVFLGNNLVSWSSKRQPTISRSSAEAEYIGVANAVVETSWLRNLLFELQVPITRATLVYCDNISVVYLAGNPVQHQRTKHIELDIHFVREKVQVGSVGVLHVPSEYQYADIFTKGLPRFLFNRFRSSLSVRSPPAPTAGAY, translated from the exons ATGGGAGACAAAATTGATCCACCGCCACCCCCCAAACCTCAATTGCATCCCGTCTTCACCGTGTCTAACAATCAAAATAAGATACGGATCCTCGATGGAACAAAGGTCACTTACGCGTCGTGGGTTCGCCTATTTACGCTTCATGCCAAAGGATATAAAGTCCTCTCGCATATTGACGGTACCAAGCCCCCTAATGCTGATGCCGCCAATTATGACGAGTGGTGTGAAATCGACGCTCACGTTCTACAATGGATTTACGGAACGTTGAGTGACGACCTTCTCCCTCGGGTGCTTGTTGATGAGTCCACGGCATATGAGGCTTGGAAGCGTGTTGAGAACATCTTTCTCAACAATAAAGGAGCGCGTCTCGCTGCCTTAGAACACGAGTTTAACAATCTTAAACTCGCGAATTTGCCTTCTCTCGACGCCTACTGCCAGCGTTTACGTGACATAGCTGGCCAAATGAAGGACGTTGGTGCTGCCGTTGATGATAATCGCCTTGTCCTTCAGTTAGTCAGTGGCCTCCCATCATCCTATGACACCGTCGCGGCTTATATCAATCAGACCCTCCCGAATTTCGAGACGGCTAGGAGTATGCTTGAGTTAGAATTACATCGACAGTCTGCTCGCGACGAACCTCCTGAAGCTCTCGTCGCCTCTCAACCTCAGACAATAGATTCGTCGAATTGGACTGAGAAGCCTAAGTCAGCCAGCACTCAGCCTCGTTCTTCTTCTTATCGAGGTAACAATTATAATCCGCAATTTAATAACAATTCTAATAATAATCGTCGTCGTGATTATCGTGGCGGCAACAACAAGCCACGGTCTGATTACCAACAGGCTGCCTCCACTCCATCCGTGGCTCCTCCTGCTGCGAACTGGCCTATGGCTAGCCCGTGGCCTTACCCATGGACCCCCTCCCCCATGCCC GGTCAGGCGTATGTTGCTGAAACCGACACTCCTCAGCTCACCGACATCGATCAGGCCCTCCAAGCTATGAATTTGCAACCTCCTGTCGACGGGCCTTGGTTTATGGATACTGGTGCGTCGTCTCATTTGACTTCCGATGCAG TACGCCAATTTACCAAAGATAACAATGTCTCGGTTGAGTTTGACCCGTTTAGTTTTTCTGTGAAGGACCTTCAGAATGGGACTACGATCCTGAGGAGTGACAGTACTGGCGAGCTTTACCCCGTGTCCACTAAGTCAAACACGTTTTCCCCAACATCCACTTCAGGTCACGGTTTAGTCACTCTCTCCACCGAT ATTAGCAAACATAAACGCTTACCTTTTCATGATTCAAACTCTGTTACGTTTGCTCCTTTTGATATTATTCATGTTGATTTGTGGACTAGCCCCGTTTTGAGTAAAAGTTGTTACAAGTATTATCTCATTCTCATTGATAATTTTACACAGTTTGTTTGGGTTTATCCTCTCACCGCTAAATCTGAG GACGAGTTTCGTGCCCTTAAGGAGAATCATACGTGGGACCTTGTACCGAAACCCAGTGATGCTAATATTATTCGTTGCCTATGGTTATATCAACATAAATTTAATAGTGATGGCTCGTTACAATGGTACAAGGCTAGACTTGTGGTAAATGGCAAGTCACAACAGGTAGGTGTTGATTGTGAGGAGACTTTTAGTCCTGTTATTAAACCTACCACAATTCGGACGGTTTTGAGCTTAGCTGTTTCCCGCTCTTGGCCCATTCACCAATTGGATGTTAAAAATGCTTTTCTTCATGGTGACCTTGCTGAGACGGTTTATATGCATCAACAGCCGGGTTTTGTTGATAAATCGGCCCCCACACATGTCTATCGCTTGCGAAAGTCTCTTTATGGTCTCAAACAGGCTCCTCGTGCCTGGTTTCAGCGCTTTGCGACGTTTGTTTTATCACAGGGATTTTGGAGCAGTGTATGCGATTCTTCGTTATTCATATATCATTCCGGTTCGGATATTGCCTATCTTctcttatatgtggatgatatCATTTTAACTGCTTCCAATACTACTTTGTTGCACCGTATTATTCACTCCCTGTCGCAGGAATTTTCAATGACTGATCTCGGGGTTCTCAATCATTTTTTGGGCATTACAGTCACTCGTACTAGTAAAGGATTGTTTCTCTCCCAAAGCAAATATGCTGAAGATATTCTTGCTCGTGCCTCCATGTTGAGTTGTAACCCAACTGTGACGCATGTTGATGTTGGTTCGAAATTAAGTGCCACGGCTGGTCCCTTGATTTCGGATCCCTCGCTATACCGTAGTCTGGCTGGGGCACTAAAGTATTTGACTATTACTCAGCCCGATATCGCTTATGCAGTTCAGCAA TCTTCCTCACTTACTATAACTGCTTATTCGGATACCGATTGGGGTGGATGCCCGGACTCTCGTCGATCCATCTCGGGATGTTGTGTATTTCTTGGCAATAATCTTGTTTCCTGGTCCTCTAAACGCCAACCCACAATCTCCCGCTCCAGTGCTGAGGCCGAATACATAGGGGTTGCTAATGCTGTAGTTGAGACCAGTTGGTTACGCAATCTTTTATTTGAGCTTCAGGTACCTATTACTCGCGCCACCTTGGTCTATTGTGATAATATTTCCGTTGTTTACCTCGCTGGCAATCCCGTTCAACACCAACGCACCAAACACATTGAGTTGGATATTCATTTTGTGCGTGAAAAGGTGCAAGTTGGCTCTGTCGGTGTACTTCATGTTCCTTCGGAATACCAATATGCTGATATTTTCACTAAAGGACTACCTCGCTTCCTGTTTAATCGGTTCAGATCCAGCTTGAGCGTTCGGTCTCCTCCCGCTCCAACTGCGGGGGCGTATTAG